CTCGAGCCAGCGCGTCGTCTCCTGCTGTGCCCGCCGGCGCGGGACGCCCTGGGCGCGCAGCGGGAAGCGGACGTTGTCGCGCACGGTGAGGTGCGGGAACAGGACCGGGTCCTGGCTGAGGGTGGTGATGCGGCGGTGGTGGACAGGTATCCAGGTGTGCTCGTCGGCGAGGACGGTACCGTCCAGCACCACCCGGCCGCGCGCCGGGCGCAGGGTGCCGGCGATGAGGGAGAGGGCGGTGGACTTGCCGGCGCCGTTGGGGCCGATGAGGGCGACGGTGCGACCGCCCGGCACGTGGATCTCGACGTGGACCCCGCGCTCGGGCACCTCGGCGGAGAGCTCGAGGCTCATGCGGGGCGCTTCCGGTGCGCGATCGCGATGATGACCACCGCGATGATCATGAGCAGGAAGGACAGCGCCACGGCCGCCTCGGGGTCGCTCTCGCGCTGGAGGTAGATCTCCAGCGGCAGGGTGCGGGTGGTGCCCTGGAGGGAGCCCGCGAAGGTGATCGTCGCCCCGAACTCGCCGAGCGCCCGGGCGAAGCTCAGCACCGCGCCGGAGAGCAGGGCGGGCATGACCAGCGGCAGCGTCACCCGGGTGAGCACGCGGGTGGGGCGGGCGCCGAGGGAGGCGGCGGCCTCCTCGAAGCGGGTGCCGGCGGTGCGCAGCGCCCCCTCGAGGCTGAGCACGAGGAAGGGCAGGGCCACGAAGGTCTGGGCGAGCACCACCGCGGTGGTGGAGAACGCGATCCGGATCCCGAGCATCTCGAAGGTGCCCCCGAGCAGGCCCTGGCGTCCGAAGGTGTACAGCAGCGCGATGCCGCCCACGACCGGGGGCAGCACCAGCGGGATCAGCACCAGCGCCCGGACCAGGGTGGTGATGCGGGCGTCGGAGCGGGCCAGGCACAGCGCCATCGGGGCGCCGAGCAGCACGCACAGCACGGCGCTGGTCAGCGAGGTGCGCAGGCTGAGCCACAGGGCGGCGAGGGAGGACTCCGAGGTGAGCAGCGCCCCGAACTCCCCCCAGCTCACGCGCAGGGCGATCGCCCCGAGCGGCACGACGGCCAGCAGACCGCCGAGCAGTGCGGGGATCAGGACCCAGCGGGGGAGGCTGCTCATGCGCCGCCGAAGCCGTAGCCCACGAGGAGCTCCTGTCCCTGCTCACCGGTGACGAGGTCGACGAACTCCTGCGCGTGCTCGGGGTGGGCGGAGCCCACGACGGTCACGATCGGGTAGGTGTTCACGGCCTCCTGGGCCTCGGGGAAATCGATGCCCTCGACGGCGTCCCCGGCCTTCTGCACATCGGTCACGTAGACCAGGCCAGCATCGGCCTCGCCGGCGGTGACCTTGTTCAGCACGTCCGTGACGGACTGCTCCTCGCTGACGGGGGAGAACTCGAGCCCGGCGGCCTGCTCGACGGTCTCGGTCGCGGCGCCGCACGGCACCTCGGGCGCGCAGACGACGAGGTTCAGGTCCTCCGCGGTGAGGTCCTCGAGCCCGGTGACGCCCTCGGGATTCCCGGCCGGGACCGCGATCATCAGCGTGTTGGTCGTGAAGTCGACGGGCTCGGCGCCCTGGAGGTCGGAGTCGACGAGCTTGGTCATGTTGTTGGTGTCCGCGGAGGCGAAGACGTCCGCCGGGGCGCCCTGCTGGATCTGCTCGACGAGGGTCGAGGAGCCGGCGAAGTTGAACTCGACGCTCACCCCCTCGTTCTCCTCCTCGAACTGCGCCCCGAGCTCCTCGAACGACTCCTGGAGCGACGCGGCGGCGAACACCTGGAGGGTGATCTCCTCAGCAGCGGCGCCGCCCCCGGCATCGGACGCCTCGCCGGACGCCTCGGTGGAGCCGCCGCCGCAGGCCGCGGCGGTCAGCACGATCACCGCGGCGGCGGCCGCGGACCGGATCAGGTTCTTCATGGGGTCTCTCCTCGCAGGGGACGGGACGCCGGTTCGGCGTCGATGACGACCTGGGTGGCCTTCACGACGGCGCTGGCGACCTTGCCGGGCTCGAGTCCCAGCTCGCGCGCGGCCTCGCTGCTCATCAGCGACACCACCCGGAAGGGCCCGCACTGCAGCTCGACCTGCGCCATCACCGTGTCCATCACGACGCGGGTGACAAGGCCCGTGAAGCGGTTGCGGGCAGAGCTGGCGGTCGCGCCGTGCAGCTCCGGGGCATGGGCGAGCTCGCGGGCGAGACGTGCGACCTCGATGCCCTCGAGCACCTTCCTCCCGGCGTCGTCCTTGGTCGCCTGGAGGGTGCCCTTGTCGATCCAGCGGCGCACCGTGTCCTCGCTGACTCCGAGGAACACCGCGGCATCACGAACTCGCAGCTGCGTCATGAGAACCACCATAGTGCCGCAGATGCGGATCGGCGGCGGTGTTCGTCCTTCAGGACGCGTGCTCAGGACGCGAGCAGCACCCCGCCGAGCCCCACCCCGGCGACCAGCAGGGTCGACATCGCCGCGAGGGCGAAGGGCCGCAGCCCCACCTGCATCAGCAGTCGCGCCCGCACCCCGGTGCCGAGCGCGAACATCGCTGCCGCGAGCAGCAGGGTCTGCAGGAGCGAGGCGCCGCCCAGGAGCGGGGCGGGCAGCGGCAGGCCCGAGCGCAGCACCACCATCGCCAGAAAGCCGAGCACGAACAGCGGTACGAGCGGCGGGCGCTTCCCGTCGGCCGCCCCTGCGCGGCGCTGCTGGAGGGAGAGGACCGCCATGACGGGGGCGAGCATGAGCACCCGGGCGAGCTTGACGATCACGGCGACGGTGAGTGCCGCCGTGCCGAGCGCACCGCCGGCGGCGACGACCTGCGCGACCTCGTGGATCGAAGCTCCCGCCCAAAGT
This genomic interval from Brachybacterium aquaticum contains the following:
- a CDS encoding ABC transporter permease, which codes for MSSLPRWVLIPALLGGLLAVVPLGAIALRVSWGEFGALLTSESSLAALWLSLRTSLTSAVLCVLLGAPMALCLARSDARITTLVRALVLIPLVLPPVVGGIALLYTFGRQGLLGGTFEMLGIRIAFSTTAVVLAQTFVALPFLVLSLEGALRTAGTRFEEAAASLGARPTRVLTRVTLPLVMPALLSGAVLSFARALGEFGATITFAGSLQGTTRTLPLEIYLQRESDPEAAVALSFLLMIIAVVIIAIAHRKRPA
- the modA gene encoding molybdate ABC transporter substrate-binding protein, with translation MKNLIRSAAAAAVIVLTAAACGGGSTEASGEASDAGGGAAAEEITLQVFAAASLQESFEELGAQFEEENEGVSVEFNFAGSSTLVEQIQQGAPADVFASADTNNMTKLVDSDLQGAEPVDFTTNTLMIAVPAGNPEGVTGLEDLTAEDLNLVVCAPEVPCGAATETVEQAAGLEFSPVSEEQSVTDVLNKVTAGEADAGLVYVTDVQKAGDAVEGIDFPEAQEAVNTYPIVTVVGSAHPEHAQEFVDLVTGEQGQELLVGYGFGGA
- a CDS encoding TOBE domain-containing protein — protein: MTQLRVRDAAVFLGVSEDTVRRWIDKGTLQATKDDAGRKVLEGIEVARLARELAHAPELHGATASSARNRFTGLVTRVVMDTVMAQVELQCGPFRVVSLMSSEAARELGLEPGKVASAVVKATQVVIDAEPASRPLRGETP